In Nerophis ophidion isolate RoL-2023_Sa linkage group LG02, RoL_Noph_v1.0, whole genome shotgun sequence, one DNA window encodes the following:
- the si:ch211-260e23.9 gene encoding tumor protein p53-inducible nuclear protein 1, translating to MRTRGGLVNKPLIKTNPQHQQLDDLAPTRRLDIWIYQVAVTMIGKILSHLLGGGGGGDYEASDDVLEDLLESEEGGWVLVNLPDNGPLTSAPDADPLENLLIEHPSMSVYQMRRRMSGAEEEEDGSDEDEENSPRPVEVRRHISWRLAAWGVPLPVDVQMLRLQRAERKKLSRGALARQNLIKARCSPAERRYKQPSQRLYNY from the exons ATGAGGACGCGGGGAGGACTGGTAAACAAGCCCCTCATCAAAACAAATCCGCAGCATCAACAGCTCGACGACCTCGCCCCGACTAGAAGACTAGACATTTGGATTTATCAG GTTGCCGTGACGATGATTGGCAAGATCCTCTCCCACCTGctcggcggcggcggcggtggcgACTACGAGGCCAGCGATGACGTTCTGGAGGATCTGCTGGAGTCTGAGGAGGGCGGATGGGTGCTGGTTAATCTGCCAG ATAACGGGCCCCTGACGTCGGCGCCGGACGCGGACCCCCTGGAGAACCTGCTGATCGAGCACCCCAGCATGTCCGTCTACCAGATGAGACGCCGGATGAGTGGCGCCGAGGAAGAGGAGGACGGCTCGGACGAAGATGAGGAGAACTCTCCGAG GCCCGTGGAGGTGAGGAGGCACATCTCCTGGCGTCTGGCGGCGTGGGGCGTCCCGCTGCCCGTGGACGTGCAGATGCTCCGCCTCCAGCGGGCCGAGCGCAAGAAGCTGAGCCGCGGCGCCCTCGCCAGGCAGAACCTGATCAAGGCGCGCTGCTCGCCGGCGGAGAGACGCTACAAGCAGCCCAGCCAGCGCCTCTACAACTACTGA
- the LOC133547959 gene encoding protein C19orf12 homolog: MAPRVDDVMRLCCEISAHEDIKVAVKNSAKGAMVAGGSAFVGGMLGGPPGIAVGGVIGSLLGSWLTSGQFRPLPQILMELPPAQQQKLCKDVMAILSGLDWTDAAQLVAMVMGSATLQQQVMAALLNYITKELRAEVRYRD, translated from the exons ATGGCGCCTAGAGTGGATGACGTCATGCGTCTGTGCTGCGAGATTTCGGCCCACGAGGACATCAAAGTAGCGGTGAAGAACTCGGCCAAAGGAGCCATGGTGGCGGGAGGAAGCGCGTTTGTTGGCGGCATGCTTGGCGGACCTCCCGGTATCGCTGTTG GTGGTGTCATAGGGAGCCTGCTGGGAAGCTGGCTGACCAGCGGTCAGTTCCGGCCTCTTCCTCAGATCCTGATGGAGTTGCCGCCCGCCCAGCAGCAGAAGCTGTGCAAGGACGTCATGGCCATCCTGAGCGGTCTGGACTGGACGGACGCGGCCCAGCTGGTCGCCATGGTGATGGGCAGCGCCACGCTACAGCAGCAGGTCATGGCCGCCCTGCTCAACTACATCACCAAGGAACTGAGAGCGGAAGTTCGTTATAGAGACTGA